From a region of the Procambarus clarkii isolate CNS0578487 chromosome 2, FALCON_Pclarkii_2.0, whole genome shotgun sequence genome:
- the LOC138366072 gene encoding collagen, type I, alpha 1a-like, which yields MTFTPCRCYMNSSTSSNGADSSDGAFGVDGADGADGADSDDGAFGADGADGSDGVDGANGADCADSDDGADGADGADGADGADGVDGVDGVDGADSADGVDGVDGADGADGVDGADSVDGVDGVDGADGADGVDGVDRVDGVDGAHCVDGADGADGADGVDGVDRVDGVDGADGADGVDGADGVDGADGVDGVDRVDGVDGADGADGVDGVDGVDGVDGADGPDGVDGSVGADGADVADGADGSVGADGSVGADGADCVTWEGADGADGAYGADGSHGADGADGAHGADGAHGADGSDGSIGADGADVADGVDGANGSDGSDGADVADGVDGADDSDGADGADVSNGADGSDGSDGVGGADVFDGVNSADGFDGADGADGSAGSDGADGADGSDGVDGADGSNGVDGTDGADLFDGADSSDDADGADGSDGSIGADGADFDGVDGADGSDGSDGANGSNGVDGTDGSDGANGANVSDGVDGANVSDGSDGTVGFDGADVADGVDGADGSNGANGANGVDGTDGADGSDLANGANVSDGVDGANVSDGSDGTVGFDGADGVDGADGVDVIDCVDGADGSDGSNGANCADGSDGAIGFVGADGSNGADGAIVCCHSRPWHSPDCSIYCWISVIKLCLMFTQLCKQ from the exons ATGACCTTCACACCCTGCCGCTGTTACATGAACAGCAGT ACTAGTTCCAATGGTGCCGATAGTTCTGATGGTGCCTTTGGTGTTGATGGTGCCGATGGTGCTGATGGTGCTGATAGTGACGATGGTGCCTTTGGTGCTGATGGTGCCGATGGTTCTGATGGTGTCGATGGTGCTAATGGTGCCGATTGTGCTGATAGTGACGATGGTGCCGATGGTGCCGATGGTGCTGATGGTGCTGATGGTGccgatggtgttgatggtgttgatggtgttgatggtgccgATAGTGccgatggtgttgatggtgttgatggtgccgATGGTGccgatggtgttgatggtgccgatagtgttgatggtgttgatggtgttgatggtgccgATGGTGccgatggtgttgatggtgttgatagagttgatggtgttgatggtgcccATTGTGTTGATGGTGCCGATG gtgCCGATGGTGccgatggtgttgatggtgttgatagagttgatggtgttgatggtgccgATGGTGCCGATGGTGTTGATGGAGccgatggtgttgatggtgccgatggtgttgatggtgttgatagagttgatggtgttgatggtgctgatggtgccgatggtgttgatggtgtcgaTGGTGTTGATGGAGTTGATGGTGCCGATGGTCCTGATGGTGTCGATGGTTCCGTTGGTGCCGATGGTGCTGATGTTGCCGATGGTGCCGATGGTTCCGTTGGTGCCGATGGTTCCGTTGGTGCCGATGGTGCTGATTGTGTAACATGGGAGGG TGCCGATGGTGCCGATGGTgcgtatggtgctgatggttcccATGGTGCGGACGGTGCTGATGGTGCCCATGGTGCTGATGGTGCCCATGGTGCTGATGGCTCTGATGGTTCCATTGGGGCTGATGGTGCCGATGTTGCCGATGGTGTCGATGGTGCCAATGGTTCCGATGGTTCTGATGGTGCCGATGTTGccgatggtgttgatggtgccgATGATTCTGATGGTGCCGATGGTGCTGATGTTTCCAATGGTGCCGATGGTTCCGATGGTTCTGATGGTGTCGGTGGTGCCGATGTTTTCGATGGTGTCAATAGTGCAGATGGTTTTGATGGTGCCGATGGTGCTGATGGTTCCGCTGGCTCTGATGGTGCCGATGGTGCTGATGGTTCTGATGGTGTCGATGGTGCTGATGGTTCCAATGGTGTCGATGGTACCGATGGTGCCGATCTTTTCGATGGTGCCGATAGTTCTGATGATGCCGATGGTGCTGATGGCTCTGATGGTTCCATTGGGGCTGATGGTGCCGAT TTCGATGGTGTCGATGGGGCTGATGGCTCCGATGGTTCTGATGGTGCCAATGGTTCCAATGGTGTCGATGGTACCGATGGTTCTGATGGTGCCAATGGTGCCAATGTTTCCGATGGTGTCGATGGGGCCAATGTTTCTGATGGTTCCGATGGTACTGTTGGTTTTGATGGTGCCGATGTTGCTGATGGTGTCGATGGTGCCGATGGTTCTAATGGTGCCAATGGTGCCAATGGTGTCGATGGTACCGATGGTGCCGATGGTTCTGATCTTGCCAATGGTGCCAATGTTTCCGATGGTGTCGATGGGGCCAATGTTTCTGATGGTTCCGATGGTACTGTTGGTTTTGATGGTGCCGATGGTGTCGATGGTGCCGATGGTGTCGATGTTATCGATTGTGTCGATGGTGCTGATGGTTCCGATGGTTCCAATGGTGCCAATTGTGCTGATGGTTCCGATGGTGCCATTGGTTTTGTTGGTGCCGATGGTTCCAATGGTGCCGATGGTGCCATTGTTTGCTGTCATAGTCGCCCTTGGCACTCACCAGACTGTTCCATCTACTGTTGGATATCAGTAATTAAGTTATGTTTAATGTTCACACAACTGTGTAAACAATAA